AAATTATGGCTTGGTGTCAACGCTGTGAATATGAATATGAAGAATATGTAAAGAAGTGTACTGAATGTGGAGATGAATTGGTAAGTAATTTAACAGAGGACAATAAAAAAACACAAAATAATTACGAGTATTCAATACTAATGAATGTGGCTAATACAATGGAAGCTGATTTGATTATTTCTCAACTTGAGGCATATAGCATTCCATCATACAAGGGTTATCAATCAAGTGGGGGATATTTGAACATTGCAGCAGGATTTAATTATCAAGGAACAGATATTTTCGTGCCAAAAGTATTTTTAGATGAGGCAAGGGAGATCGTGACTGAGAATCAATCTAATATCATTGAAGATATGAATGCCGAAGAGGTTAAAGAACTTGAAGAATTTGAGAGAGAGTTTAATGATAAAAGAAATAGTAGAGTAAGTTTATTCTTTATAATAGTAGTTGTAATTCCAATACTACTTGCGTTGTTATATAATTTGTTAGAATTTGTTTGAATAGATTAACAAATAAATATGGAGTATGTTATAGAAAGTGTAGATTTAAGTGATTTAATTATTTATAAAATGAGGTGATTGATTATGAAGATTGTTGTAGTTGCAGGTGGATTAAGCCCTGAGAGAGATGTGTCACTTTCATCAGGCAGTCTTATTGCCAATGCACTTAGAGAAGCAGGACATTATGTGTTTTTGATTGATGTATATGAGGGTGTTTTGATAGATGAAAGTTCTATCGATCATTTATTTGAAGATAAGTCGGGTTCTCCGTATACACATGTAGTTCCAGAAGTAGCGCCTAACTTAGATGAAGTGAAATGCAGAAATAATAATGGAGATTCACTTATTGGACCTAATGTATTAAAAATATGTCAAGTTGCAGATATTGCTTTCCTAGCTTTACATGGTGCAATGGGTGAAAATGGCCAGATACAAGCTACTTTTGATGTTTTAGGAATTAAGTATACTGGAACAGGCTACATGGGAAGCCTTTTAGCAATGGATAAGGATATAAGCAAGAGACTGATGTGTCAAGCTGAGATTCTAACTGCGGAATGGTGTGTTTTTGAAGAAAGTACAATGACTCAAGCACAAATTATTAATACAATTGGATTACCATGTGTAGTAAAACCATGTAGCTGTGGATCAAGTATTGGTATATCAATGGTAGATTCATATGATGAATTAGAAACAGCTATTTTGATTGCTAAAAAAGTGGAAGCCAAAATACTTATTGAATAAAGAATTATTGGAAGAGAATTCTCCATTGGAATTTTAGATGGAAAGGCTTTGCCAGTTATTGAGATCATTCCTAAATCTGGATTTTATGATTATAAGAACAAATATCAATCAAATTACACCGCAGAAATCTGTCCAGCGAAGTTATCGGATTATGATACTGAAAGAGTGCAAAATCTTGCATTAAAAGTGCATGAAACATTATATTTAGAAACATATTCTCGAATTGATTTCTTACTAGATGAAAATGGAAATTTCTATTGCCTTGAGGCAAATACTCTGCCAGGAATGACACCAACTAGTCTAATACCACAAGAAGCACTTGTTTCTGGTATTTCATATGTAGAATTATGTAATCAAATAGTTCAATTAGGACTTCAAAAGTAATTTATAAATACTGACACCATTTACATTTGTTTTATGTGAAAGGAAAAAATACAAATGAATAATATATCAAATATTGAGGTTAAAATGGATTATTTTCATGTTGATGTTTTTACTGAAGAAGTATTATCAGGGAATGGGCTAATAGTTGTTTTTTGTAATCAGGAATTAGAAGATCATCTTATGTTAAACTTAGCTAAAGAGTTTAAACAATTTGAAACAATATTTCTAAGAAGAAAAGAAGATCATATCTTTTGTGCTAGGATTTTTACAGTAGATGAAGAATTGGATTTTGCAGGACATCCGATCTTAGGAGCGGCAGCCACAATACATAGTCATTTTTTCGAAAATAAAGAAGATCTTGTAGTAACTTTTCAATTAAATAACAAAACGGTATTAACTACCTCCAAGAAAAAGTCGAATTGCTATAATGTCCAGATGAATCAAGGGAAACCACAATTTATTTGCAATTTACTTGAGGAAGATAATGGGAAATATGTACAGGCATTGAATTTGTCAGAAGAGAATTTAAGTAAAGAATTTCCGCTAGAAGTTATATCAACTGGATTACCATATTTGTTAGTACCATTAAGATCCGGAATAGAAAATGCAAAGATAATTTGTTCCAATTTTGAAGTGATGCTAGAGGAAGTAAATGCCAAGTTTGCATATGTATTTGATGTCAATAATATGGAGGGAAGAACTTGGGATAATCAGGGAAAAGTTGAAGATGTTGCAACAGGAAGTGCAGCAGGACCAGTAGGTGCATATTTATATAAGCACAGTATAGCAAATGCCAACAAGGAGATTATAATAAATCAAGGGAGATTTGTTGGAAGACCTAGTAAAATTAAGGTTTATAAGAGTGCATGTGGAGAAGAAATTATAGTAGAGGGAGATGTAGCGATATTGGCAAAGGGAATCATTTTACCATTTTAAAGTGGTATAGATGTAGAAAGGTCATTCACATGAAGAAAAAAGGATTAAGAATAAGTATTTGTATAATTGTAATTGTTTGTATACTTGGAACCCTTGAGTTTTCAGGTATTATTTGGCATACAGAATACTTTGCTCGAACTTATAAAATCAAAGGTTTAGATGTTTCTCACTATCAAAATACGATTGATTGGGATAAAGTCTCCAAAGAATATAAGTTTATATTTTTAAAAGCGACGGAAGGAGAAGACTTTATTGATAGAACATTTGACGATAATTGGGAGGGTGCTAAAGATAACGGCTTCTTAGTTGGAGCCTATCATTTTTTTGTAACTTCTAGTTCTGGAGAAGATCAAGCAAACAATTTTATTAGAACTGTACCAGTTGAAACGGGTTCTTTACCAGCTGTAATAGATATTGAAGTAAGCAAAAATGAGGATAAAGAAATGGTTAGAGAAAATCTAACAGTTATGATAAATATGATCGCAGAAAAATATGGAAGTACGCCTATTTTATACGTAACATATGCAACATATGATGCATTTATCATGGGATACTTCGATGAATCTAAAATATGGATAAGAGATATTTTGAGGACACCCAAATTAGAAGATGGACGAGAATGGGTATTTTGGCAATATTCTAATAGAGGCAGAATACAAGGTATCGATACGTATGTAGATATAAATGTTTTCTATGGTAACGAGGATGAGTTGATTGAATTAACGAATTAAGTAATTGAGTAAAAAGAAATCAGAATTCTATTTAGCATAAGGAGAGTATAATGAATGAAGTAATAAAAACCATACTTGGATTGAAAACAACAAGAAAATCAGATTTTAGCAATAGAATAATTGAAGATGAAAAAATAGAATTAATCAAACAGGCAATTATTAGAACGTCAAATGCCTCTAATAGACAATCGTATTCAATTATTGTTTTAGACGAGGAAAAAGCAAGGGAAGCCTCATTACCGGGTAATAGAGTATTTGTATTTTGTATAGATTTTTTAAGACTACATAAGTGTGCTGAACAATTAAAGTGTGAATTAGATAGTCAATACTTTATGCAATATACAACAGCTTTAATCGACATAAGTTTATTAATACAATCAACGGTTATTGCTGCACAATCACTGGGGATAGATACTTTAATTACCAATGAAATATATCAAAATAAATTGGACACTATTTCTCCTATACTCAATATTCCAGAAGCGTATGTTTTTCCAATGATTGCTGTCTGTATGGGTTATTCAAAAACAGAAAAGAAAGTAGAAAAAGGCAGAATCGATAGTAAATATATATTCTTTGATAATGAATACGGAAAATGTTCAATCGACGATATTAAAAGAATTATTAATGAAACAGATTCGGAAGAAAGAAACATAGGTCTAATTCAAAAATGGAATGAAATGGGATATAATCATTACTATGAATGGTTTTTCAATAAGTGGTCACAAACAATTGGTACAAAAAGCGAAAGTGAAGCATTAGAAAAGACATTGAAAGCACATAAGATATTATAATGTGAATAGCTTTAAACATCTATCAATTTTTAGCGCGTTCTTGACAAAATCCAACAAAAGGACTGTCTTGACATAATTGTTGCCCTGTGATATAGTATAAATTGCAATTAAACAGGTTAAAATTATAATTATATTATATTTCATATATGAAGTAGATGAAATGAGTAGCTGGTTTGTGAGCTAATTCACGTATTCATAGAATGTGGGAATAAGTAAGTTAACCAATAGTACATAAAGTTAATCCTAGGATTGACTTAACATACTATTAAAAGCAAAAGTTTAATTGAAAAATAATATTTAGAACTGGGGTTTGATTAGGATCAAATGGTCATGATCTTTACTATATTTTTTATGGTATAAAGTGAACTGATAATCAGGTAAGCTTAAACACTCTAACTCTATGGAAACATAGATTTAGAGTGTTTTTTATTTTTTAATAGAAAACATATAGGCGATTATAGTGAAAAATGGAGGAGAAATGATATGGAGATGCTAGATTTAATGAACCAAAAAATGAATGATGAAAATTTTACGGATAGTGCCACAAAACTGTGGAGTGATTGGAAGTGGCAAGTAAGACACGTTATAAGAGAAATTGATACGGTAGAAAAAGTATTAGGTATTCATTTTACAGAAGAGGAAAAAAAGAACATTGAGGAAACGATAAAAATTTTTCCTATGTCAATAACACCTTATTATTTATCCCTAATTGATACGGAGGACTATAAGAATGATCCCATTTTCAAACAAGCCTTCCCAGACAAAAGAGAATTACATATAACTAAATATGATATGGTAGATCCATTAGCTGAAGAAAAAGATAGTCCAGTAGCTGGTATCACTCACAGATACCCAGATCGTGTTCTTTTTCATGTTAGTAATGTATGTGCCATGTACTGTAGGCATTGTACAAGAAAGAGAAAAGTTGGAGATAACGATTGCATTCCATCAAAGGAAGCGTTGCAAGAAGGAATAGAGTATATTAAAAACACCCCAATTATAAGAGATGTTCTAATATCAGGCGGCGATCCATTTATGTTGTCTGACGATTTAATAGATTGGGTTCTTGGTGAATTGAATAAAATTGAGCATGTTGAGGTAATTAGAATTGGTACACGAACTCCAGTCGTTTTACCGTATAGAATTACTGATGATCTAGTAAATGTTTTGAAAAAACATGGGAACATATGGATCAATACACATTTTAATCACCCAAAAGAAATCACTGACTCGTCAATGGAAGCTCTGAGAAAATTGGCAATGGCAGGTATACCTCTTGGCAATCAATCTGTTTTACTATCTGATGTAAATGATTGCCCTAGAATCATGAAACGATTGGTTCATAAATTAGTTCAAAACAGAGTCAGACCTTATTACATCTATCAATGTGATTTATCAGAAGGCCTTGAGCATTTTAGAACTTCTGTGGGTAAAGGTATTGAAATAATGGAAAGTTTGAGGGGACATACAAGTGGATTTGCAGTTCCTACCTATGTAATAGATGCGCCAGGTGGAGGTGGTAAGATTCCCGTTATGCCTAACTATCTTATATCGTGGTCAACAAATAAAGTTATACTTAGAAATTATGAGGGAGTTATTACTACATACCAAGAGCCAAATGATTACCATCATGATCTCTGTGATTTAAAATGCGACACCTGTAATTTGCAACTAAAACTACAAAAAGGTGAAGAAAGCAAGATTACTGGTATTGCAAAACTGATTGCTGATTACAACGAAGTCATAACATTAACACCGCGTTAATAATATTAACAAAAGGAGGATAAGTGGATGGATGCAATAACTAAGATTGGTAATTCGATAATCCATTTTGGTAAAAGTAATAATAGAATTTATCTAATGTCCTTAGATTATATGGATTTACCTATTATTGTTGATCAGTTAGATCGATTAGCTAATGAAAATGGCTACACCAAAATAATTGCAAAAGTACCAGCGTATGCAAAAGAAATTTTTGAAAATAGTGGTTATTTAGAAGAGGCCACTATTCCGGACTTTTATTGTGATAAAGAAGATATTTGTTTTTTTTCTAAGTACCTTGATTGCAATAGACAAACTGATCCCTTTAATGAATATTGTATACAAGTGTTAGAAAAGGCAAAAAGTACTAAAGTAGTACAAGAGAAAAAA
This sequence is a window from Firmicutes bacterium HGW-Firmicutes-1. Protein-coding genes within it:
- a CDS encoding PhzF family phenazine biosynthesis protein, whose translation is MDYFHVDVFTEEVLSGNGLIVVFCNQELEDHLMLNLAKEFKQFETIFLRRKEDHIFCARIFTVDEELDFAGHPILGAAATIHSHFFENKEDLVVTFQLNNKTVLTTSKKKSNCYNVQMNQGKPQFICNLLEEDNGKYVQALNLSEENLSKEFPLEVISTGLPYLLVPLRSGIENAKIICSNFEVMLEEVNAKFAYVFDVNNMEGRTWDNQGKVEDVATGSAAGPVGAYLYKHSIANANKEIIINQGRFVGRPSKIKVYKSACGEEIIVEGDVAILAKGIILPF
- a CDS encoding glycoside hydrolase, with the protein product MKKKGLRISICIIVIVCILGTLEFSGIIWHTEYFARTYKIKGLDVSHYQNTIDWDKVSKEYKFIFLKATEGEDFIDRTFDDNWEGAKDNGFLVGAYHFFVTSSSGEDQANNFIRTVPVETGSLPAVIDIEVSKNEDKEMVRENLTVMINMIAEKYGSTPILYVTYATYDAFIMGYFDESKIWIRDILRTPKLEDGREWVFWQYSNRGRIQGIDTYVDINVFYGNEDELIELTN
- the ablA gene encoding lysine 2,3-aminomutase → MEMLDLMNQKMNDENFTDSATKLWSDWKWQVRHVIREIDTVEKVLGIHFTEEEKKNIEETIKIFPMSITPYYLSLIDTEDYKNDPIFKQAFPDKRELHITKYDMVDPLAEEKDSPVAGITHRYPDRVLFHVSNVCAMYCRHCTRKRKVGDNDCIPSKEALQEGIEYIKNTPIIRDVLISGGDPFMLSDDLIDWVLGELNKIEHVEVIRIGTRTPVVLPYRITDDLVNVLKKHGNIWINTHFNHPKEITDSSMEALRKLAMAGIPLGNQSVLLSDVNDCPRIMKRLVHKLVQNRVRPYYIYQCDLSEGLEHFRTSVGKGIEIMESLRGHTSGFAVPTYVIDAPGGGGKIPVMPNYLISWSTNKVILRNYEGVITTYQEPNDYHHDLCDLKCDTCNLQLKLQKGEESKITGIAKLIADYNEVITLTPR